In Desulfonatronovibrio magnus, the sequence CATTTTTCATTCTTATTTCCTCATGATTTGAAAGGGAGGTAAGTCTGAACTGATTCATATCTCTGTAGGGATACTTTATGTTTTGAATAAATATCTCCTGGTTTGCTTTAAAAAATAATTGCATTGTCTCTGTTTTAACTGGATGAGGAACATGTGGCGACCAGTAATATTTGTCAGTAAATCCCGCAAGTTCAGCACCTCGCATATGAGCTAAGAGATACATGGTCCTGCTTATGCCAAAAATTTTTTTTAACATAAAATTTATTGTTTTATGAAAATAGATTCTGGACTGATTAAACCTTACTAACTTTTTCCATTCACCTCTAAGCACAACTTTGCCATTCTCAAAAAAATCTTCAGGACTGACTTGATTTGTTATCAGAAAATCATCATTAAAATAAATAAATTGAGGTGCAATTTCCGGTATTCTCCATATGGCTGTTTCAATACTTCTTGAATTGAATGTCGGCAAGGCCCACTCATACCCCCTGAAAATCACCTGATGATCAATGATCTTGATGTTCATCTTCTGCATCAGTTGACTATTCAGAAAAGCTGGGACCTGATTGTCTGTAATGATAAAAATATTACGAATCCAGGGCGCGAATTTTTTTATTGAAGCAAGACAGTATCGCAGCTCTCCATTGTCTTGAAACCTGGTATCATCTCTGCCGGCAGCTATGGGTATGTCGCCTTTGCCGGGCTTTTCATTCAGGGCGGCTATTCGTTTTGCCCTGTGCACTGGATCGCTGCCATCAACCCAGGTGATGACTGCGTCTATTGGTGAATTTTTTGATGAGTGGGGCATGTTTATATTTCTTATTTAACCTGATTTTGACGGATCATCTTCACATTTCGCGCTTGACGCGATGTGTGAAGATGTTTTGCATTATTCTTATATTTTTTATCTGCCTTTTCTTG encodes:
- a CDS encoding stealth family protein codes for the protein MPHSSKNSPIDAVITWVDGSDPVHRAKRIAALNEKPGKGDIPIAAGRDDTRFQDNGELRYCLASIKKFAPWIRNIFIITDNQVPAFLNSQLMQKMNIKIIDHQVIFRGYEWALPTFNSRSIETAIWRIPEIAPQFIYFNDDFLITNQVSPEDFFENGKVVLRGEWKKLVRFNQSRIYFHKTINFMLKKIFGISRTMYLLAHMRGAELAGFTDKYYWSPHVPHPVKTETMQLFFKANQEIFIQNIKYPYRDMNQFRLTSLSNHEEIRMKNAVLKNANESEMISGERDLKRTIVSKINKIKSGHTKFLCLNSMDKINNSLRNEIEIYLWDHLDIKHFLKHSSTR